A region from the Cannabis sativa cultivar Pink pepper isolate KNU-18-1 chromosome 9, ASM2916894v1, whole genome shotgun sequence genome encodes:
- the LOC115723687 gene encoding uncharacterized protein LOC115723687 codes for MTSCIELEKWEEWEEFKRFDRLERLEKYSKVKEWEKVEEEFIKLEKWGLKEWEKLEKYNKGKELEEERYDEGLSNLSLEDEVSIPERLLEKESVLEEFIELEKWEEWEEFKRFERLERLEKYNKGRELEKVGEEFKRLERLEKYNKGNELEKVEEEFIELKKRKEFLRLERLKEWEKYNKGKELEKERYDEGLSNLSLEEQVSIPERLLNKELAIQGLSYSSPYKEKSIRERLLDQYLKQRREIDEKLEDHSKQVKQLEQLEQLARHLVIQSKREKEELERLEKKKAKQYVDELIKSACPYQASYNTSSPTLEEVQSSKKKIE; via the exons ATGACGTCG TGTATAGAATTGGAGAAATGGGAGGAATGGGAGGAATTTAAGAGATTTGATAGATTGGAAAGATTGGAGAAATATAGCAAAGTGAAGGAATGGGAGAAAGTGGAGGAGGAATTTATAAAATTGGAGAAATGGGGATTGAAGGAATGGGAGAAATTGGAGAAATATAACAAAGGGAAGGAATTGGAGGAAGAAAGGTATGATGAAGGGCTTAGTAATTTATCGCTTGAAGACGAAGTGTCAATTCCAGAACGTTTGTTGGAGAAAGAATCTGTATTGGAGGAATTTATAGAATTGGAGAAATGGGAGGAATGGGAGGAATTTAAGAGATTTGAGAGATTGGAAAGATTGGAGAAATATAACAAAGGGAGGGAATTGGAGAAAGTGGGGGAGGAATTTAAGAGATTGGAAAGATTGGAGAAATATAACAAAGGGAATGAATTGGAGAAAGTGGAGGAGGAATTTATAGAATTGAAGAAACGGAAGGAATTTCTTAGATTGGAGAGATTGAAGGAATGGGAGAAATATAACAAAGGGAAGGAATTGGAGAAAGAAAGGTATGATGAAGGGCTTAGTAATTTATCACTTGAAGAACAAGTGTCAATTCCAGAACGTTTGTTGAACAAGGAATTGGCTATTCAAGGACTTAGTTATTCATCACCTTATAAAGAAAAGTCGATCAGAGAGCGTTTGTTGGATCAATATTTGAAACAAAGAAGAGAAATAGATGAGAAATTGGAAGATCATTCAAAGCAAGTGAAGCAATTGGAGCAATTGGAGCAATTAGCAAGGCATTTGGTAATACAATCTAAGAGAGAAAAGGAAGAATTGGAGAGATTGGAGAAGAAAAAGGCTAAACAATATGTGGATGAATTGATCAAGAGTGCATGCCCATACCAAGCGTCTTACAATACCTCTTCTCCCACACTTGAGGAAGTACAGTCGAGCAAAAAGAAAATTGAGTGA